Proteins from a genomic interval of Aquila chrysaetos chrysaetos chromosome 20, bAquChr1.4, whole genome shotgun sequence:
- the COPG1 gene encoding coatomer subunit gamma-1, with the protein MLKKFDKKDEESGGGSNPFQHLEKSAVLQEARVFNETPINPRKCAHILTKILYLINQGEHLGVMEATESFFAMTKLFQSNDPTLRRMCYLTIKEMSSIAEDVIIVTSSLTKDMTGKDDNYRGPAVRALCQITDSTMLQAIERYMKQAIVDKVPSVSSSALVSSLHLLKTSYDVVKRWVNEAQEAASSDNIMVQYHALGLLYHVRKNDRLAVNKMLSKFTRHGLKSPFAYCMMIRVASKLLEEEAGSRDSPLFDFIESCLRNKHEMVVYEAASAIVNLPNCTAKELAPAVSVLQLFCSSPKAALRYAAVRTLNKVAMKHPSAVTACNLDLENLVTDSNRSIATLAITTLLKTGSESSIDRLMKQISSFMSEISDEFKVVVVQAINALCQKYPRKHAVLMNFLFTMLREEGGFEYKRAIVDCIISIIEENSESKETGLSHLCEFIEDCEFTVLATRILHLLGQEGPKTNNPSKYIRFIYNRVVLEHEEVRAGAVSALAKFGAQNEEMLPSILVLLKRCVMDDDNEVRDRATFYLNVLEQKQKSLNAGYILNGLTVSIPGLERALHQYTLEPSEKPFDLKSVPLATAPVIEQRAENAPVAVVKQPEKVAATRQEIFQEQLGAIPEFRGLGPLFKSSPEPVALTELETEYVVRCTKHTFVSHMVFQFDCTNTLNDQILENVTVQMEPTEGYEVIGYVPAKTLVYNQPATCYTLVALSEEDPTAVACTFSCMMKFTVKDCDPNTGETDDEGYEDEYVLEDLEVTVADHIQRVLKPNFGAAWDEVGDEYEKEETFTLSAIKTLEEAVSNIVKFLGMQPCERSDKVPDNKNSHTLYLAGVFRGGHDLLVRSRLVLTDTVTMQVTARSGEELPVDVIMASVG; encoded by the exons ATGCTGAAGAAGTTCGACAAGAAAGACGAGGAGTCGG GTGGGGGTTCCAACCCGTTCCAGCACCTGGAGAAGAGTGCAGTCTTGCAAGAG GCACGAGTGTTTAATGAGACCCCCATAAACCCACGAAAATGTGCTCATATCCTCACCAAGATCCTGTATCTCATAAACCag GGGGAGCACCTTGGTGTCATGGAAGCTACTGAATCCTTCTTTGCTATGACCAAGCTGTTTCAGTCCAATGAT CCAACTCTTCGCAGGATGTGTTACCTGACTATCAAAGAGATGTCTTCTATTGCAGAAGATGTAATCATTGTTACTAGCAG CTTAACCAAAGACATGACTGGGAAGGATGACAATTACCGAGGCCCTGCTGTGAGAGCGCTCTGTCAAATCACTGAT AGTACCATGTTGCAGGCCATCGAGCGCTACATGAAGCAGGCAATTGTTGACAAAGTGCCAAGTGtatccagctctgctctggtgtCCTCCTTG CACCTGTTGAAGACCAGTTATGATGTGGTAAAACGCTGGGTGAATGAGGCTCAGGAGGCAGCTTCCAGTGACAATATCATGGTGCAG TATCATGCTCTGGGCTTGCTCTACCATGTGCGGAAGAATGACCGCCTGGCAGTCAACAAGATGCTCAGCAAGTTCACACGCCATGGCCTCAAGTCACCATTTGCCTACTGCATGATGATTCGAGTAGCCAGCaagctgctggaggaagaggcTGGCAG CCGTGATAGCCCCCTGTTCGATTTCATTGAGAGCTGCCTAAGAAACAAGCATGAGATGGTGGTCTACGAAGCTGCATCTGCCATCGTTAACCTGCCTAACTGCACTGCCAAAGAGCTGGCTCCGGCTGTCTCAG TTTTGCAGTTGTTCTGCAGCTCCCCGAAAGCAGCACTGAGATATGCAGCCGTCCGTACCCTCAACAAG GTGGCCATGAAGCACCCATCTGCTGTGACTGCCTGTAATCTAGACCTGGAGAACCTTGTGACGGACTCCAACCGCAGCATAGCCACCCTGGCCATCACCACACTGCTGAAAACTGGCAGTGAGAGCAGCATTGACCGGCTCATGAAGCAGATCTCCTCTTTCATGTCAGAAATCTCAGATGAGTTCAAA GTTGTAGTGGTGCAGGCTATCAATGCACTGTGTCAGAAGTACCCTCGCAAACATGCTGTCCTCATGAACTTTCTCTTCACTATGCTTCGGGAAGAG GGCGGCTTTGAATACAAGCGAGCCATCGTGGACTGCATCATCAGCATCATTGAGGAGAACTCAGAGAGCAAAGAGACAGGCCTGTCTCACCTCTGTGAATTCATTGAGGACTGTGAGTTCACTGTGCTGGCCACTCGTATCCTCCACCTCTTGGGGCAGGAAGGGCCCAAAACCAACAATCCCTCCAAATACATTCGCTTCATCTACAACAGGGTTGTCCTGGAGCATGAAGAAGTCCGGGCAG GTGCTGTAAGTGCCCTGGCCAAGTTTGGAGCCCAGAATGAGGAGATGTTACCCAGTATCTTGGTGTTACTGAAAAG GTGTGTGATGGATGATGACAATGAAGTGAGAGACAGAGCCACCTTCTACCTGAATGTTctggagcagaagcagaaatccCTCAATGCTGGCTACATCCTGAATG GTTTGACAGTGTCCATCCCTGGCCTGGAGAGAGCTCTGCATCAGTACACCCTGGAGCCCTCTGAGAAACCCTTTGACTTGAAATCTGTTCCTTTGGCAACAGCTCCTGTCATTGAGCAAAGAGCAG aaaatgccCCTGTTGCTGTAGTCAAACAGCCAGAGAAGGTGGCAGCAACACGGCAAGAAATATTCCAAG AGCAACTGGGGGCGATCCCAGAGTTTCGGGGACTGGGCCCGCTCTTCAAGTCTTCCCCAGAGCCTGTCGCCCTGACAGAGCTGGAGACAGAGTATGTGGTTCGTTGCACCAAGCACACGTTTGTCAGCCACATGGTGTTCCAG TTTGACTGCACGAACACCCTGAACGATCAGATCCTGGAGAATGTCACGGTGCAGATGGAGCCAACAGAGGGGTATGAGGTCATTGGCTATGTACCTGCCAAAACCCTGGTGTACAACCAGCCGGCTACCTGCTACACGCTGGTGGCACTATCTGAAGAGGATCCGACAGCAG TGGCCTGTACCTTCAGCTGCATGATGAAGTTCACTGTCAAAGACTGTGATCCGAACACGGGTGAGACAGACGACGAGGGTTACGAGGATGAGTATGTG CTTGAAGACCTGGAGGTGACAGTGGCTGATCACATCCAGCGAGTTCTGAAGCCAAACTTCGGAGCAGCCTGGGATGAAGTGGGTGACGAGTATGAAAAGGAAGAGACCTTTACTTTATCTGCTATTAAAACCCTTGAAG aGGCAGTTAGTAATATCGTGAAGTTCCTGGGGATGCAGCCCTGTGAGCGATCAGATAAAGTGCCAGATAACAAGAACTCTCACACACTGTACCTGGCAG GTGTGTTCCGGGGTGGCCATGACCTCCTGGTACGCTCTCGTCTCGTCCTGACCGACACCGTGACGATGCAGGTCACCGCCCGCAGCGGAGAGGAGCTCCCTGTGGATGTGATCATGGCGTCTGTGGGATAA
- the HMCES gene encoding abasic site processing protein HMCES, with protein MCGRTACSLGADNLRRACAYRDRRGRRRQPEWIQAERYRPSYNKGPQSSGPVLLSRRHLQQDADSSERVLMDMRWGLVPSWFKKDDPSKMPFNTSNCRSDTMLKKSSYKGALLKGKRCVVLADGFYEWQQHSGGKQPYFIYFPQTKDATAEPKEGDEEWKGWRLLTMAGIFDCWEPPAGGEMLYTYTIITVDASKDVSFIHHRMPAILDGDEAIRKWLDFAEVPTQEAVKLIQPTENIIFHPVSTFVNSVRNNTPECLAPIELGAKKEVKATPSSKVMLSWLKNSQEGSPQKKENDLPRWTSQFIHSPSPKKTSADILQQWLGKEGEPAAKKRKA; from the exons atGTGCGGGCGGACGGCCTGCTCCCTGGGAGCCGACAACCTCCGCCGGGCCTGCGCCTACCGCGaccggcggggccggcggcggcagcccgAGTGGATCCAGGCGGAGAGGTACCGGCCCTCGTACAACAAGGGCCCGCAGTCCAGCGGCCCGGTGCTGCTCTCCCGCCGGCACCTCCAGCAG GATGCCGACTCCTCCGAGCGGGTCCTCATGGACATGCGCTGGGGCCTGGTTCCCTCCTGGTTCAAAAAGGATGACCCCTCCAAAATGCCTTTTAATACCTCCAACTGCCGCAGTGATACCATGCTGAAGAAGTCCTCCTACAAG GGTGCTCTCCTCAAGGGCAAGCGCTGTGTGGTCCTGGCGGATGGCTTCTATGAGtggcagcagcacagtgggGGGAAGCAGCCCTATTTCATTTACTTCCCCCAGACCAAGGACGCCACG GCCGAGCCGAAGGAGGGAGACGAGGAATGGAAAGGATGGAGGTTGCTCACTATGGCTGGGATTTTCGACTGCTGGGAGCCTCCGGCAGGAGGAGAAATGCTGTACACTTATACCATCATCACCGTGGATGCCTCCAAGGACGTGAGCTTCATCCATCACAG GATGCCAGCCATCCTGGATGGGGATGAGGCCATCAGGAAATGGCTGGACTTTGCTGAAGTGCCAACCCAAGAAGCAGTTAAACTCATCCAGCCCACGGAGAACATAATTTTCCACCCAGTGTCCACCTTTGTCAATAGCGTCCGCAATAACACACCCGAGTGTCTCGCACCCATCGAGCTGGGAGCCAAGAAG GAGGTCAAAGCCACCCCAAGCAGCAAAGTGATGCTGAGCTGGTTAAAAAACTCCCAGGAGGGCTCTccccagaagaaagaaaatgatttGCCCAGGTGGACAAGTCAGTTCATCCACAGCCCTTCGCCCAAGAAAACCAGCGCAGATATCCTGCagcagtggctggggaaggagggagagccGGCTGCGAAGAAGCGCAAGGCTTAG
- the UCN2 gene encoding urocortin-2, translated as MPPTASGPGGLRAAGRALWHPYGVGGGSACGTLAGTRPAWRAAGPWQRDGGGQCSAPAACSPQALLAVLCCRTLLTFLVVLGVPARAWKGPSHEQLPPAPRAGDGGKLTRQETAGANETLPDLPEMRRGDHGSGEGSHPDKASPPLLEGSARKASPWPMSPAAKRPAPRKKARKVSLSLDVPTHVLKILLDLAREKELQAKAAANAELMARLGRRK; from the coding sequence ggagtgggggggggctctgcGTGTGGCACCCTGGCAGGGACCCGTCCTGCCTGGAGGGCTGCGGGGCCGTGGCAGCGTGATGGGGGGGGACAATGCTCAGCGCCGGCTGCGTGCTCCCCGCAGGCACTCCTGGCcgtgctgtgctgcaggacgCTGCTCACCTTCCTGGTGGTCCTCGGGGTGCCGGCGAGAGCCTGGAAGGGgccaagccatgagcagctcCCGCCAGCCCCCCGAGCCGGGGACGGAGGGAAGCTGACGAGGCAGGAAACCGCCGGTGCTAACGAGACGCTGCCAGATCTCCCTGAAATGAGGAGGGGTGACCACGGATCTGGGGAAGGGTCTCATCCAGACAAAGCCAGCCCGCCACTGCTAGAGGGGTCAGCAAGAAAAGCATCGCCCTGGCCGATGAGCCCAGCTGCCAAGAGACCTGCTCCCAGGAAAAAGGCGAGAAAGGTGTCCCTGTCACTTGATGTCCCCACCCATGTACTGAAAATCCTGCTCGACCTGGCCAGAGAGAAGGAGCTGCAGGCCAAGGCGGCCGCCAATGCCGAGCTGATGGCCCGTCTCGGGCGCAGGAAATAA